The following are from one region of the Halobellus limi genome:
- a CDS encoding carbonic anhydrase — MHQVLAALLRGNSTHARGLQSRFDDVQDAQWPEAVTVCCSDSRVLQDHMWGNDVPGRLFTCSNIGNRVVQRTDRGEVVSGDVLYPIVHADTGLVIVTGHTGCGAVTAAYDGLTGDESEPAGISHCLGLLRSHLTAGVELLPDGADRTESINYLVEYNVDRQIDRLRASDEVPPETTVVGAVYDFQDVYSGRRGEIHVVNVDGETTVEGLKADHPEIASRIERLWEY; from the coding sequence ATGCACCAGGTGCTCGCGGCGTTGTTACGGGGCAACTCGACACACGCGAGGGGGCTGCAGTCCCGATTCGACGACGTCCAGGACGCGCAGTGGCCCGAGGCGGTCACCGTCTGTTGCTCTGACTCCCGCGTCCTCCAGGATCACATGTGGGGCAACGACGTTCCGGGGCGGCTGTTCACCTGCAGCAACATCGGAAACCGAGTCGTCCAGCGAACCGATCGCGGGGAGGTCGTCTCGGGAGACGTCCTCTATCCGATCGTCCACGCGGACACGGGGCTCGTTATCGTTACCGGACACACCGGGTGTGGCGCAGTCACGGCGGCCTACGACGGGCTGACCGGCGACGAGTCCGAACCGGCGGGCATCAGCCACTGCCTCGGGCTGCTGCGGTCCCACCTAACGGCGGGGGTCGAACTGCTCCCCGACGGCGCCGACCGAACGGAGAGTATCAACTACCTCGTCGAATACAACGTCGACCGACAGATCGACCGCCTGAGAGCGAGCGACGAGGTCCCTCCCGAGACCACCGTTGTCGGAGCCGTCTACGATTTTCAAGACGTGTACTCGGGACGCCGCGGCGAGATCCACGTCGTCAACGTCGACGGCGAAACGACCGTCGAGGGACTCAAAGCCGACCATCCGGAGATCGCCTCCCGGATCGAGCGTCTCTGGGAGTACTGA